In a genomic window of Nocardia fluminea:
- a CDS encoding 5-oxoprolinase subunit B family protein translates to MDIDWNARIRPAGDRAVLITLDDPRPVQRLASALRVHAIAGVEDVLPAAETVLVTMHSVSYGVQVRRELVALLDRLDHEPPQADSPDVSRGTVEDPEPVVEIPVRYDGADLPEVARLLELSIPEVIAAHTGTVWRCAFVGFAPGFGYLTSPDGRLTVPRRTHARTAIPAGAVALAGGYSAVYPRGTPGGWQLIGSTDLRMWAVDRDPPALVRAGSAIRFVDSGE, encoded by the coding sequence ATGGACATCGATTGGAACGCGCGGATCCGGCCCGCGGGTGACCGCGCCGTGCTCATCACTCTCGACGACCCCCGCCCGGTGCAGCGCCTGGCCTCGGCGTTGCGCGTGCACGCGATCGCCGGCGTCGAGGATGTGCTACCGGCGGCGGAAACCGTGCTGGTCACCATGCATTCGGTGAGCTATGGCGTGCAGGTCCGCCGCGAACTCGTGGCTCTGCTCGACCGGCTGGATCACGAGCCACCACAGGCGGATTCGCCGGATGTTTCCCGTGGAACAGTGGAGGATCCCGAGCCGGTCGTGGAGATCCCCGTTCGCTACGACGGCGCGGACCTGCCCGAGGTGGCCCGGCTGCTCGAGCTGTCGATCCCGGAGGTGATCGCGGCGCACACCGGCACCGTCTGGCGGTGCGCGTTCGTCGGTTTCGCGCCCGGTTTCGGCTACCTCACCTCGCCCGACGGCCGGCTCACGGTGCCACGCCGCACCCACGCCCGCACCGCCATCCCGGCGGGCGCGGTGGCACTGGCGGGTGGATATTCGGCGGTCTACCCGCGCGGCACACCGGGCGGGTGGCAGTTGATCGGCAGCACAGATCTTCGAATGTGGGCGGTGGACCGCGATCCACCCGCGCTGGTGCGGGCGGGTTCGGCGATCAGGTTCGTCGACTCCGGGGAATAG
- a CDS encoding 5-oxoprolinase subunit C family protein, producing MLIFIERVGPLATVQDLGRRGWFDSGVGQSGAADRGSLRLANRLVGNPEDFAAIEVLLGGLALRADGHLTVAVTGAPAPATVDGTPVGHASVLELDEGQVLRLGLANSGLRTYVAVRGGIDVAKVLGSRSRDTLSGIGPEPLAPGTQLPVGPAPRTLPTVEFAPVPLPPEVLTVRARPGPRADWFTDPDQLFRGSWTVSADTDRVGARLDRAEGPPLVRSIGRELPSEGVALGSVQVPPSGQPVVFLADHPITGGYPVIAVVLDADVDRVAQARPGDRLLFVAAS from the coding sequence ATGCTGATCTTCATCGAGCGGGTGGGGCCACTCGCGACGGTGCAGGACCTGGGCAGACGGGGCTGGTTCGATTCCGGCGTCGGCCAGTCGGGTGCGGCCGACCGCGGGTCGCTGCGGCTGGCGAACCGGCTGGTCGGCAATCCGGAGGACTTCGCCGCCATCGAAGTGCTGCTCGGCGGTCTCGCCCTGCGCGCCGATGGTCATCTCACCGTCGCGGTGACCGGCGCCCCGGCCCCCGCGACCGTCGACGGCACCCCGGTCGGGCATGCCAGCGTGCTCGAACTCGACGAGGGTCAGGTGCTGCGACTCGGTCTGGCGAACAGCGGTCTGCGCACCTATGTGGCGGTCCGCGGCGGCATCGATGTGGCCAAGGTGCTGGGTTCGCGCAGCCGCGACACGTTGTCCGGCATCGGTCCCGAGCCACTCGCGCCCGGCACGCAGCTGCCGGTCGGACCCGCGCCCCGCACTCTGCCCACCGTGGAATTCGCGCCGGTTCCGCTGCCGCCCGAGGTGCTCACGGTCCGGGCCCGTCCGGGTCCGCGCGCCGACTGGTTCACCGATCCCGATCAGCTGTTCCGCGGTTCCTGGACCGTTTCCGCCGACACCGACCGCGTCGGCGCCCGGCTCGATCGCGCCGAGGGACCGCCGCTGGTGCGCTCGATCGGCCGCGAATTGCCCTCCGAGGGCGTGGCGCTGGGCTCGGTGCAGGTGCCGCCGAGCGGTCAACCGGTCGTCTTCCTGGCAGACCATCCGATCACGGGCGGCTATCCGGTGATCGCCGTCGTCCTCGACGCCGATGTCGACCGCGTCGCGCAGGCTCGCCCCGGCGACCGGCTGTTGTTCGTGGCGGCGTCCTGA
- a CDS encoding DUF4185 domain-containing protein, with protein sequence MRARPVSHGSAAVGVVLSAILAVPAQAGPLPWLPPPVNICGETGFDPVNRLPDPAAPPAPVLPPSIDIPIWVPQLTPVPIPDPPHDNTRVAQIPLPSDPCRNPCPEVRDTPEPESESTDESASTGSAIALPRIRINPEIEPIPIPVPGGESEPVQVAPTPVVRPIERGPVGAPVVPTRVESVRLVEQVTGHGSANRTDMRWQVDGTDLGLFWETEPGKVAMVFGDTFGEGWAYGGAGSDAADWRSNVLAYSTDKDLSDGITIDSMVQDSACHAAELLGSRKIKNWETTTIPTSGFALGKRQFLSYMSVNHWSKIPGMWLTNYGGLAYSDDGGQTWTKDQHARWENMFGLGRFQVAAMVPQGDYVYMFGTPNGRIGTIGLARVRKADVLNKTAYQYWVDGDWAPAAENSATPLVHGTASELSVRFDEESRQWQMVYLDSVAGQIVLRTAGQPQGVWTSTVPLVSTEMYPKAYGGFIHPWSTAQDLYFTMSAWDSYNVYLMHARLNPPS encoded by the coding sequence ATGCGCGCAAGACCGGTATCGCACGGATCCGCCGCCGTGGGTGTGGTGCTGTCCGCCATCCTCGCCGTGCCCGCGCAGGCGGGTCCGCTGCCGTGGCTGCCGCCGCCGGTGAACATCTGTGGGGAAACGGGATTCGACCCGGTCAACCGGCTGCCCGACCCGGCGGCCCCACCGGCGCCGGTCCTGCCGCCGAGCATCGACATCCCGATCTGGGTGCCGCAGCTGACGCCGGTGCCGATTCCCGACCCGCCACACGACAACACGCGTGTCGCGCAGATCCCGCTGCCCTCGGATCCGTGCCGCAATCCGTGCCCGGAGGTCCGCGACACGCCGGAACCGGAATCGGAAAGTACGGACGAGTCCGCTTCGACCGGTTCGGCGATCGCGTTGCCGCGGATCAGGATCAACCCGGAGATCGAGCCGATTCCCATCCCGGTACCCGGCGGCGAGAGCGAACCGGTCCAGGTCGCGCCCACCCCGGTGGTCCGGCCGATCGAGCGCGGACCGGTAGGCGCGCCCGTCGTGCCGACGAGGGTCGAATCCGTTCGCCTCGTGGAACAGGTCACCGGACACGGGTCGGCCAACCGCACCGATATGCGCTGGCAGGTCGACGGCACCGACCTCGGGCTGTTCTGGGAAACCGAACCGGGCAAGGTCGCCATGGTTTTCGGCGACACCTTCGGCGAGGGCTGGGCCTACGGCGGCGCGGGGTCCGACGCCGCCGACTGGCGTTCGAATGTGCTGGCCTACAGCACCGACAAGGACCTCAGCGACGGCATCACCATCGATTCCATGGTGCAGGACAGCGCCTGCCACGCCGCCGAGCTCCTCGGCAGCCGCAAGATCAAGAACTGGGAGACCACCACGATCCCGACCTCGGGATTCGCGCTCGGAAAACGTCAGTTCCTGAGCTACATGTCGGTGAACCACTGGTCGAAGATCCCCGGCATGTGGCTGACGAACTACGGCGGACTGGCCTACTCCGACGACGGCGGCCAGACCTGGACCAAAGACCAGCATGCCCGCTGGGAGAATATGTTCGGGCTGGGGCGATTCCAGGTGGCGGCGATGGTGCCGCAAGGCGACTACGTCTACATGTTCGGCACGCCCAACGGCCGGATCGGGACGATCGGCCTGGCCAGGGTGCGCAAGGCCGATGTGCTCAACAAGACCGCCTATCAGTACTGGGTGGACGGCGATTGGGCGCCCGCGGCGGAGAATTCGGCCACACCGCTCGTGCACGGCACGGCCAGTGAGCTGTCGGTGCGGTTCGACGAGGAGAGCCGGCAGTGGCAGATGGTCTATCTCGATTCGGTCGCGGGCCAGATCGTGTTGCGGACCGCGGGGCAGCCGCAGGGCGTCTGGACGTCGACGGTGCCGCTGGTGTCCACCGAGATGTATCCGAAGGCGTACGGCGGGTTCATCCATCCCTGGTCGACCGCGCAAGATCTGTACTTCACGATGTCGGCGTGGGACAGCTACAACGTGTATCTCATGCACGCACGGCTGAATCCGCCGAGCTGA
- a CDS encoding MFS transporter, whose amino-acid sequence MRHLLRDTREVVRRNPRMPRLALLRLAAQFGDGMFQAALSGAILFNPERETDPLAIAAGFAVLLLPYSVLGPYAGALLDRWDRRTVLLVASVSRAVLIGVAAIGLFVGVGETPLLVLALATVGISRFVLAGVSAALPRVLEQRWLVPMNSVLATVASVCAGVGAAASVAVIALIGAGDAASAAAVALSGIGSLVGAVLACGFRRHVLGPDRGSAATESTVHAIATGLRTGARAVWHSVQVTTAMIGIGAHRVVFGMNTLIMVLVLRQPTDGAEMSGGLVGFGVAIGFAAAGMLLAAICAPILIPRLGRPRTVLLGLTTAVLVQLTLVTPIALATGSAVDNAHRLLLAGAFGLGLAGQTIKLTGDASMQIDIDDDQRGQVFALQDTVFNVCFVLAIAVTALVIPADGRSIGVVLAGAGVYALGIAAVVLNSRRARVAC is encoded by the coding sequence ATGAGACATCTGCTTCGCGACACCCGCGAGGTGGTTCGGCGCAACCCGCGGATGCCCCGCCTCGCCCTGTTGCGGCTGGCCGCGCAGTTCGGTGACGGGATGTTCCAGGCTGCCCTGTCCGGGGCGATCCTGTTCAATCCGGAACGCGAGACCGATCCGCTGGCCATCGCCGCCGGTTTCGCCGTGCTGCTGCTGCCCTATTCGGTGCTCGGACCGTACGCGGGCGCGCTGCTGGATCGGTGGGATCGGCGCACTGTGCTGCTGGTGGCGAGTGTGTCGCGCGCGGTGCTGATCGGTGTGGCCGCGATCGGGTTGTTCGTCGGCGTGGGGGAGACGCCGCTGCTGGTGCTTGCCCTGGCGACGGTGGGGATCAGCAGGTTCGTGCTGGCCGGTGTGTCGGCGGCGCTGCCGCGCGTGCTCGAACAGCGCTGGCTGGTGCCGATGAATTCGGTCCTGGCGACGGTGGCCTCGGTGTGCGCGGGGGTCGGCGCGGCGGCATCGGTGGCGGTGATCGCGCTGATCGGCGCCGGTGACGCGGCCTCGGCGGCCGCGGTGGCGTTGAGCGGAATCGGCTCGCTGGTCGGCGCGGTGCTGGCCTGCGGGTTCCGCCGGCATGTGCTCGGGCCGGACCGTGGCTCGGCCGCGACCGAGAGCACCGTGCACGCCATCGCGACCGGTCTGCGCACCGGCGCGCGGGCGGTGTGGCATTCGGTCCAGGTGACCACCGCGATGATCGGAATCGGCGCGCACCGCGTGGTCTTCGGAATGAACACGCTGATCATGGTGCTGGTGTTGCGTCAGCCCACCGACGGTGCCGAGATGAGCGGCGGGCTGGTGGGGTTCGGGGTGGCGATCGGCTTCGCCGCGGCGGGCATGCTGCTGGCCGCGATCTGCGCGCCGATCCTGATCCCGCGCCTCGGCAGGCCACGGACCGTGCTGCTCGGGCTCACGACGGCGGTGCTCGTGCAGCTCACGCTCGTGACGCCGATCGCGCTGGCGACCGGCTCGGCGGTCGACAACGCGCACCGGCTGCTGCTGGCAGGGGCGTTCGGGCTCGGCCTCGCCGGGCAGACGATCAAGCTGACCGGTGACGCGAGCATGCAGATAGACATCGACGACGATCAGCGCGGGCAGGTATTCGCCCTGCAGGACACGGTTTTCAACGTCTGCTTCGTCTTGGCGATCGCGGTGACCGCGCTGGTGATCCCGGCCGACGGACGTTCGATCGGGGTGGTGCTGGCCGGCGCCGGGGTGTACGCCCTCGGCATCGCGGCGGTCGTGCTCAATTCCCGTCGAGCCAGGGTGGCCTGCTGA